A region from the Panicum hallii strain FIL2 chromosome 1, PHallii_v3.1, whole genome shotgun sequence genome encodes:
- the LOC112878903 gene encoding eukaryotic translation initiation factor 1A-like — MPKNKGKGGKNRKRGKNEADDEKRELVFKEDGQEYAQVTRMLGNGRCEALCIDGTKRLCHIRGKMHKKVWIAAGDIVLVGLRDYQDDKADVILKYMNDEARLLKAYGEIPDNVRLNEGVVDEEDTGAQDDYIQFEDEDIDKI, encoded by the coding sequence ATGCCGAAGAACAAGGGGAAGGGAGGCAAGAACCGGAAGCGGGGCAAGAACGAGGCGGACGACGAGAAGCGGGAGCTGGTGTTCAAGGAGGACGGGCAGGAGTACGCGCAGGTGACGCGGATGCTGGGCAACGGCCGCTGCGAGGCGCTCTGCATCGACGGCACCAAGCGCCTGTGCCACATCCGGGGCAAGATGCACAAGAAGGTCTGGATCGCGGCCGGGGACATCGTCCTCGTCGGCCTTCGCGACTACCAGGACGACAAGGCCGACGTCATCCTCAAGTACATGAACGACGAGGCGCGCCTGCTCAAGGCCTACGGCGAGATCCCCGACAACGTCAGGCTCAACGAGGGCGTCGTCGACGAGGAGGACACCGGCGCGCAGGACGACTACATACAGTTCGAGGACGAGGACATCGACAAGATTTGA